In Anomaloglossus baeobatrachus isolate aAnoBae1 chromosome 2, aAnoBae1.hap1, whole genome shotgun sequence, the DNA window ctcctccacacagatcttctccagatcttgcaggtcactcctccatacagatcttctccagatcttgcaggtcactcctccatacagatcttctccacatctttcaggtcattcctccatacagatcttctccagatctttcaggtcacacctccatacagatcttctccagatctttcaggtcactcttccatatagatcttctccagatctttcttttcactcctccatacagatcttctccacatctttcaggtcattcctccatacagatcttctccagatcttgcaggtcactcctccatacagatcttctccagatcttgcaggtcactcctccatacagatcttctccagatcttgcaggtcactcctccatacagatcttctccagatcttgcaggtcactcctccatacagatcttctccagatctttctggtcactgctccatacagatcttctccagatctttctggtcactcctccatacagatcttctccagatctttctggtcactcctccatatagatcttctccagatctttcaggtcactcctccatatagatcttctccagatctttcaggtcactcctccatacagatcttctccagatcttgcaggtcactcctccatacagatcttctccagatctttctggtcactgctccatacagatcttctccagatctttctggtcactcctccatacagatcttctccagatctttctggtcactcctccatatagatcttctccagatctttcaggtcactcctccatatagatcttctccagatctttcaggtcactcctccatacagatcttctccagatctttctggtcactcctccatacagatcttctccagatcttgcaggtcactcctccatacagatcttctccagatctttcaggtcacacctccatacagatcttctccagatctttcaggtcacacctccatacagatcttctccacatctttcaggtcactcctccatacagatcttctccagatctttcaggtcactcctccatacagatcttctccagatctttcaggtcactcctctatatAAATCTTCTCTTGATCTCTcagttcactcctccatacagatcttctccagatctttctggtcactcctccatacagatcttctccagatcttgcaggtcactcctccatacagatcttctccagatNNNNNNNNNNNNNNNNNNNNNNNNNNNNNNNNNNNNNNNNNNNNNNNNNNNNNNNNNNNNNNNNNNNNNNNNNNNNNNNNNNNNNNNNNNNNNNNNNNNNNNNNNNNNNNNNNNNNNNNNNNNNNNNNNNNNNNNNNNNNNNNNNNNNNNNNNNNNNNNNNNNNNNNNNNNNNNNNNNNNNNNNNNNNNNNNNNNNNNNNcccacatagccctccatacagaataatgggccccacatagccctccatacagaataatgggccccacatagccctccatacagaataatgggccccacatagccctccatacagaataatgggccccacatagccctccatacagaataatgggccccacatagccctccatacagaataatgggccccacatagccctccatacagaataatgggccccacatagccctccatacagaataatgggccccacatagccctccatacagaataatgggccccacatagccctccatacagaataatgggccccacatagccctccatacagaataatgggccccacatagccctccatacagaataatgggccccacatagccctccatacagaataatgggccccacatagccctccatacagaataatgggccccacatagccctctgtgAGAATACAATctgttttgttcttatagaaaccatctggTCTTATAACCGAATGATGTCAaatctcagctaacactgatggggggGGGGTCCCATTTCTATACACAtccctgtggctcttattggtgcaacGTTCTGAgacgttatttctttgtttgggatactatatgaactggtcacatgatgtaataaagcagaaactttcagtactccATGCTGGGTATGCTGCAATGATTTTCTcgtgcgcttgtaaaacaaatctttttaatttggagttccaattgcatagaaggagtgtatttcgctcacaaacATGACGTCACAAACAGGAACCCAGACAGACATTATACCATCCCGATCTTGAATAAAAATCAATCCTCTGGGGAAGGTAATGCTAATAGCTGCAGCATAAGGTAAGAAACTTCTCAATCCTTACGCTTGCCTTACTTCCCTGAGAGTTTGATCTATTTTTAATCCGGATGAGTTATTTTGTATTAAATAGTCTGGCCCAATAACTAAAAGTTACCTATGCCTTTGTGACCTGTGTGCATGGGATGTGATCAGTGTACAAGTGTGGATTTAGCATTGTACTGGTCATTGGTCTGTGGGGTTGGATTGTAACATTTGTGGATTATATTGATGTTGATGAATGCCAACAGTAGCGTGCCATAGCAGAAAGGAAGCCCATATGGTTCGGACAGCCAGACGTGACTGTTTATAGTATTCATCTGACCAAACCAtcatgcatggaaaaaaaaaaccagagAGAAGGGTGATGGTGAAAGGCAGGCATCCCTGCTGGTTACATCTCTCTGAATCTTTTTAGTGTATTTCTGTTGAAATAGACAGAAGATGGGTGATCTGTACAGGGAGTTACCGGCTGGCTATAGGTAGGGCTGCTACCTACTTTACCATTCTATGAATTAAGGTTATGTTTGttcaaagtttgtaaaaaaaaaaaaaaaaacaaagaaaaaggagttttttggggtttttttttttttactctacttTTATTAGGAAAACAACCCCCTCCAAAAGAAAGTGAGATAAGCTTGGAATGGAAACTCAACTGGTGGAGCAAGGTCTTATTGCCCAGTAAGAATGAAGGCATTGACAAAAGAAATTATGAATAGTTCATTTTTATTTTACTGATCTTACCCCGatgattaaattaactttgcagaGAAAATTAGGGTTTTTTTGAGGGGTTTTCTGGAAATCATCaaagcattttatggtgattttcTTGGGAAAATACATTTTTATTCTGTGCCGCTGCTCCAGATTgacagtattttattttttttttcttttcacgaatTTACAGTATACATAGGCCGTGTTATCACAAGGTGCCCGAAATTTACCGGCAATGTTGCAATGAtctgaaaataaatatatataaatggaCTTCGCTATATCAGGAGGCTGTGTTGCTCGTTTATAGTATGTAGACTGTATTGCCTGCTGTCCTATTCACATCTGATGAAACGGGttatttctttccttttttttttttttttttatttcagcagaGGAAAGGAAGGTTACAGAATAGCAGCCTAAAGAGGCCATAGACCCTAGACTGctaaatttaataataaaaaaaaaaaagcccagccAATAATGTAGTAACACACAGTAAACTATGCCGTCACTCCTTTTCTGGATGGCACAGGCCTGATACAACACACAGAGAGACATAGAAATTGCCTAAACGATAATATAGATGCCATGTGCCTTTCCTCATGTCATAAATTCAGCTATAGCGAGGCTACTgaattcaaaaaggggggggggggtgtcacctattatattctccaacagtgggggggggatgcagcaggCATAGATACTTGAGAGACCCTGAACCTGGCCTTTCCCCCGCAACAGCCAGATTTCCAGGCTAAGTGAGAAAGTGAAAAACAAGAAACTCTTGTCCTAAATGTTATTTCATTCATCCATGTAAAATACAGACGACCACTAACGGTATCATAGAGCTAGAGATATAGAATGATCTAACGCAGATTTTTAGTATTTTCATAGCTGGAACAAGgtaagatgttggtcgattctataCTGGATATGGTACGATTTAAAGAACATAAGGTAATAAAAAGCCAACCCCCCCTCCTAGCAGAACAGGAGGCAGTGATGAAGATGCTCTCTCTGGGACCTGTAGAGCGGGAAGAGGGTAAGATGGTCAAATGTGTAAGTAGGCGGTAGATCTTTCCTAATGTCACAGGAGAAACCTATAAAAACTGCAGAGTGTATACGAGCTGGGATGGAGGCGCTCCCGTTATCAAATGAGCCTGGCATAGTGGAGATTAGGTTCACACCTGAGCCGACAATGATGGAGTCAGAGGAGATGCTCACACAGATGCAGCCAACAAGGAAGCAGCAAACAGGCCTAGAGCGGAGCGtcttttaccaatgcagaccagcacctcggtggcacctgtcacttctgtgacatctgtcactcctcgtgttcttaaatccttacaggaacaagcgattcagcaaggaacggagtgtaagACATAggggccagctgactgaggaaggtctgtggataaagggcggtaagctttctctgccatgagctctcTACTCAGTGATGGTCCAGGTAACCCATGGACTGACCCATATGGGAAAGACATTCATCAGTGTGGGCTTTGGCAGACAAGGTATGCGTGgctccagggttcagtacccaggtggccagacacacccagtcttgtaagatgtgTGTATAATACAAAATGTAGGAAAAACTGTAAAAATCCCACAGAAAAAAAACCCACCCCTCATCCACTCTACTGCTCCAGAGATTGCCGATTGATTATTTACgtataccatgagtaggtttatgcaAGTTTGTGCGAGTTGTATAAATTTCTCTCCAGGCTTGATCTGACACATATCCGTGCAGAAAACTCCATTAATGCTGAAAAGCACAAGATGGAGGTGGCATGTAAAGATGGGGTTCCGGAAGTGGAAAAAGTGCACATTTTATAGGAAGGTGGAAAGGCTGAATGGGACAGGCAAGGTAAAAATACACAATAAACCAAGCCCCACATTAAAAACAAAGCCCCTTGCACAGTTGTatggatatggggggggggggggggggaaggagtggGGTGGGGGTGCTGtacaccgcactgcccggcccccccCATCCCAGCGTCTGCTGTACACCGCACTGCCCGGCCACCCCCATCCCAGCGTCTGCTGTACACCGCACTGCCCGGCCACCCCCATCCCAGCGTCTGCTGTACACCGCACTGACTGGCCCCCCATTCCAACGTCAGCTGtacaccgcactgcccggccccccaTCCAAGCGTCTCCTGTACACCGCACTGCCCCCCATCCCAGCGTCTGCTGTACACCGCACTGACCGCCCCCCCCATCCCAGCGTCTGCTGtacaccgcactgcccggcccccccCATCCCAGCGTCTGCTGTACACCGCACTGACCAGCCCCTCATCCCAGCGTCTGCTGTACACCGCACTGACCGGACCCCCCCCATCCCAGCGTCTCCTGTACACCGCACTGACCAGCCCCTCATCCCAGCGTCTGCTGtacaccgcactgcccggcccccccATCCCAGCGTCTCCTGTACACCGCACTgaccgcccccccccccatcccagcgTCTGCTGTACACCGCACTGGCCGGCCCCCCATCCCAGCGTCTCCTGTACACCGCACTGACCGGCCCCCCCCATCCCAGCGTCTGCTGTACACCGCActgaccgccccccccccccatcccagcgTCTGCTGTACACCGCACTGGCCGGCCCCCCCATCCCAGCGTCTGACACCTTTTAGCCCTGATGGTCCGGCCCCGCACTCACCGAGCACCAGCAGATTGAAGAATTCGTCCTGTAATTTGCCGTTGATCAGGAGCACGGCCTTGTACGATCCACTGTCAGCCGGAACCACATTCCGGAGGGTGAAGGTCTTTGCTTCCAGACTGGCAGAGACCCGGTCCTGGATATTATAGTGTGGATAGAAGTCCGGCTCCTTCCCCTGCTCCAAATCAATGATCTTTATATCTTGCTTCTGCCAACTGATTTCAGATGCTCGGTCTGACACATTAGCTACAAAGGTCACGTCACTGCCGGTGAACACCGTAAACTCCCCAGCACCTAAAGGAAAAGAAAAGCACAAATATTAACGCAAAAAACGTATCAAACACAAACAAAAGTGACAAGCGACCATGAATGAGACGCAGACTGCATGTGCATAATGACAACCATCCTACACTGAcccagctacctcctgtattatactccagagctgcactcactattctgctggtgcagtcactgtgtacatacattactgatcctgagttacctcctgtattatactccagagctgcactcactattctgctggtgcagtcactgtgtacatacattactgatcctcagttacctcctgtattatactccagagctgcactcactattctgctggtgcagtcactgtgtacatacattactgatcctgagttacctcctgtattatactccagagctgcactcactattctgctggtgcagtccctgtgtacatacattacattactgatcctgagttacctcctgtattatactccagagctgcactcactattctgctggtgcagtcactgtgtacatacattactgatcctcagttacctcctgtattatactccagagctgcactcactattctgctggtgcagtccctgtgtacatacattactgatcctgagttacctcctgtattatactccagagctgcactcactattctgctggtgcagtcactgtgtacatacattacattactgatcctgagttacctcctgtattataccccagagctgcactcactattctgctggtggagtcactgtgtatatacattacattactgatcctgagttacctcctgtattatactccagagctgcactcactattctgctggtggagtcactgtgtatatacattacattactgatcctgagttacctcctgtattatactccagagctgcactcactattctgctggtgcagtcactgtgtacatacattactgatactgatcctgagttacatcctgtattatactccagagctgcactcactattctgctggtgcagtcactgtgtacatacattactgatcctgagttacctcctgtattatactccagagctgcactcactgttcttggCTTCCTAATCAGTGTCTAAAACCAGGTACTATCAGATCAGACTTTCTCTGTGCCGCACATCTCTCTGCTGCCTCCTGAATAGTGCGGCGTCTCTGCTTCGCCTCCTCCATCCTCATCAGCTTGATCTCATTCTCACTGCGCGGTTGGGGAATCTGTGGCGGAGGACGAGCAGCGCGAGGCCTGGTCACATCATGGTTTACCCTCCACTGTATTTCTTCCATAAGAGACCTTGGCCCAGTGGCTACATCGGATGCCCATGGAGGTCCACATTACTCTCGTCTGGACCCCTGATATTGCTGGTGGAGCACAGTCCAGTGACCGCATCTGTTGGCCATGAAGGGTCACATTACTCTCGTCTGGACCCCTGATGTGGCCGGTGGAGCACACATGGAGGTTCGCATTACTCTCGTCTGGACCCCTGATGTGGCCGGTGGAGCACATATGGAGGTTCGCATTACTCTCGTCTGGACCCCTGATGTGGCCGGTGGAGCACATATGGGAGGTTCGCATTACTCTCGTCTGGACCCCTGATGTGGCCGGTGGAGCACACATGGAGGTTCGCATTACTCTCGTCTGGACCCCTGATGTGGCCGGTGGAGCACACATGGAGGTTCGCATTACTCTCGTCTGGACCCCTGATGTGGCCGGTGGAGCACACATGGAGGTTCGCATTACTCTCGTCTGGACCCCTGATGTGGCCGGTGGAGCACATATGGAGGTTCGGATTACTCTCGTCTGGACCCCTGATGTGGCCGGTGGAGCACACATGGAGGTTCGCATTACTCTCGTCTGGACCCCTGATGTGGCCGGTGGAGCACACATGGAGGTTCGCATTACTCTCGTCTGGACCCCTGATGTGGTTGGTGGAGCACATATGGAGGTTCGCATTACTCTCGTCTGGACCCCTGATGTGGCCGGTGGAGCACACATGGAGGTTCGCATTACTCTCGTCTGGACCCCTGATGTGGCCGGTGGAGCACACATGAAGGGTCGCATTACTCTCGTCTGGACCCCTGATGTGGCTGGTGGAGCACACATGGAGGTTCGCATTACTCTCGTCTGGACCCCTGATGTGGCCGGTGGAGCACATATGGGAGGTTCGCATTACTCTCGTCTGGACCCCTGATGTGGCCGGTGGAGCACGGTCCTCCAGCTCTTATTACTTCGATACCTTCACGAGGTTTAGCTTTTCTAGAATGTTGAAGGCACATTAATATCTTGCAGATGTGGCGAGTCCGATCCTGATCATTCTACGCGCTCTCTTCAGGAACCGCGCACACAGTGCTGTCCTCACACTTCCGCTCTCTATTCGGCCCGCCCGTCACTGCACATTAAAGAGCCGAGCGCTGCTGAACAAATTTTCAGCGTGATTTGaaaaggggaggagggggggggttgTCTCCGGACCCGAATCCCACCGATATGGTTGGGGTTTGAGTAttaaatttattaaaaagcaaaaaccTTCGTGCTTCAAACATGATCCAAGGACGCCGGCCTCTCCTTTACGCCAATGGCGGAGGACAGCACTCCCGCACCTCCAATTATATGTAGCAATCCTAAGAGTCTATAGCGCCTCTTTAACGATCCTCGCCACAAGACTATAGGAGGCGCTGAAgtcccagtccttcctccctggaggAACACTTTACAGAGGCTCCTCTGAGAAATAAGTAGTCTCCGCATAGAGAGACGTTCCCCGTACACCCCCGTTACACCGGACCACCGATCGCTGAAGGACAAATAAACAGCAGATACCTGGTTTTACGTTTGCACAAGTGGTTTTATTTCCATTTCAATGGACACGTTACAATAAATGAACATGTGACTGGGAAGAAGCCGCAGGCGACCGGTCAGCACCGCGGCGCAGGGTGAACATGGACGATTTATACCGCATAAATCCGAGAGCAACCCACAGAGGTTGTGTAGATCCACCGCGGAGCTCAATCCGGATCCTTCCATTTCTGGACACGTTCTGAGTTTCTCCATTGTGTGGCCTCCGCTGCAGAAAATGTCTAAATTTCCACATAAATGTAAGagtaaaagaaaaagagaaaaaaaaaaaaaaagccaaaaaagctATAAGAGCGCCTGGATGATATAGATGTGGATTTATAAGTGACGCGGTAATCACCGGAGCGGCGGAATCTGGTCACAAGTCTCATCCAACCTGGAAGATTTTCAATGCGCATTTCATAAACCTAAAAGAACTACAAGATTGGGCTCATAGTCCTGACCAAGAATGACCGGAGCCAAGAGCCAGAGCGGAGGAGGGAGGCCGCTCGGACCGGAGCCAAGAGCCAGAGCGGAGGAGGGAGGCCGCTCGGACCGGAGCCAAGAGCCAGAGCGGAGGAGGGAGGCCGCTCGGACCGGAGCCAAGAGCCAGAGCGGAGGAGGGAGGCCGCTCGGACCGGAGCCAAGAGCCAGAGCGGAGGAGGGAGGCCGCTCGGACCGGAGCCAAGAGCCAGAGCGGAGGAGGGAGGCCGCTCGGACCGGAGCCAAGAGCCAGAGCGGAGGAGGGAGGCCGCTCGGACCGGAGCCAAGAGCCAGAGCGGAGGAGGGAGGCCGCTCGGACCGGAGCCAAGAGCCAGAGCGGAGGAGGGAGGCCGCTCGGACCGGAGCCAAGAGCCAGAGCGGAGGAGGGAGGCCGCTCGGACCGGAGCCAAGAGCCAGAGCGGAGGAGGGAGGCCGCTCGGACCGGAGCCAAGAGCCAGACCGGAGGAGGGAGGCCGCTCGGACCGGGGCCAAGAGCCAGACCGGAGGAGGGAGGCCGATCGGACCGGGGCCAAGAGCCAGACCGGAGGAAGGAGGCCGCTCGGACCGGGGCCAAGAGCCAGACCGGAGGAAGGAGGCCGCTCGGACCGGAGCCAAGAGCCAGACCGGAGGAAGGAGGCCGCTCGGACCGGAGCCAAGAGCCAGACCGGAGGAAGGAGGCCGCTCGGACCGGAGCCAAGAGCCAGACCGGAGGAAGGAGGCCGCTCGGACCGGAGCCAAGAGCCAGACCGGAGGAAGGAGGCCGCTCGGACCGGAGCCAAGAGCCAGACCGGAGGAAGGAGGCCGCTCGGACCGGAGCCAAGAGCCAGACCGGAGGAAGGAGGCCGCTCGGACCGGAGCCAAGAGCCAGACCGGAGGAAGGAGGCCGCTCGGACCGGAGCCAAGAGCCAGACCGGAGGAAGGAGGCCGCTCGGACCGGAGCCAAGAGCCAGACCGGAGGAAGGAGGCCGCTCGGACCGGAGCCAAGAGCCAGACCGGAGGAAGGAGGCCGCTCGGACTGGATCTATGAAATCACTGTTGACTTCTATGGACTTACACCCCATTGATTTGTGGCACAGATCCTGTGTGAAGATGAGCTCAGGGTGATGTGAGGCCATTAACGAGCGCCGGGTGATGACGCGTAATTTACCGCACTGTTTATCCTGTCGAACTAGCGATGATGGAGCGACGGCCGAGAAGTGACTGTACTCGGAGGAGCGCAGGTCATGGATTCCACGCACATTAGCCCACAGTGGCTCTTTCTCAGCACACGGCTTGGGACACGGGACAGTAATGTGGCAGGACTAGAGCCCGCAACCCGTCACCCTCATCCGCTCTTCGCGGTAGGAACACGTCCGTTATCGGCTGCTATTCACACACCCGTGTTTGTTGTGATCCGTGTGTTCAAATATAATCCAAGTCAAGGAAAGAAATCATCGGCACGCGGCCCCGTAAAAGGCCAGGCGGACCCATAAACGCCAGGCGGCCCCGTAAAAGGCCAGGCGGCCCCATAAAACGCCAGGCGGCCCTGTAAAACGCCAGGCGGCCCTGTAAAACGCCAGGCGGCCCAGTAAAACGCCAGGCGGCCCAGTAAAACGCCAGGCGGCACGCGGCCCCGTAAAACGCCAGGCGGCACGCGGCCCTGTAAAACGCCAGGCGGCCCGCGGCCCCGTAAAACGCCAGGCGGCACGCGGATGAAAACTTTCTCCAACAACAGAACGAGGCCAAACACTTGGATTTTGTGTCACATATTTACCGCTGGGTGTGTATGTCACTTCAGTGTCCCCCCCTCTACCTGTGTGAGAATGTGACAGGCCGCCAGGATCTGCTCCTGTGAGGGTCATACCATGTAAAGGACGCGGGGGAGGACAGCCGTGTGTCAGCCTGAGGTAAATCCGTATCCCGTCCGCTCATCCGGCAGCTCTGACAGTGTGAAGCCGCTTATCCGGGAGAGGTGTTCTGGACCCCGGCTACAGGGCAGGGTGTGGAGACGCCGCTGCTGCCCGCCACCCCCCGGTCCCCGCCGCTGCTCTCCCCGCCACCCCCCGGtccccaccgctgctgcccgccacccCCCGGtccccaccgctgctgcccgccacccCCCGGtccccaccgctgctgcccgccacccCCCGGtccccaccgctgctgcccgccacccCCCGGtccccaccgctgctgcccgccacccCCCGGTCCCCACCGCTGCTGCTCGCCACCCCCCGGtccccaccgctgctgcccgccacccCCCGGtccccaccgctgctgcccgccacccCCCGGtccccaccgctgctgcccgccacccCCCGGtccccaccgctgctgcccgccacccCCGGTCCCTGCCGCTGCTCTCCCCGCCACACCCGGTCCCTGCCGCTGCTCTCCCCGCCACACCCGGTCCCTGCCGCTGCTCTCCCCGCCACACCCGGTCCTCACTCACCCCGGCACCAGCCGCAGAAGATTACCAGCAGAGCCGCAGCCGCACACTTCTTCTCCGGCATCTTGCAGCCTGAGCCGAGCCCTGGAGACGGAGTAGGACACCGGAAGTATTTAAACAAAAAACG includes these proteins:
- the LOC142280667 gene encoding uncharacterized protein LOC142280667 isoform X2, which produces MPEKKCAAAALLVIFCGWCRGAGEFTVFTGSDVTFVANVSDRASEISWQKQDIKIIDLEQGKEPDFYPHYNIQDRVSASLEAKTFTLRNVVPADSGSYKAVLLINGKLQDEFFNLLVLERRPHLALIPGVLVPIIIWLAALFTSWKKPEPGSDNQGPKTKAGSRNSVENGDETKNPKNRNVEGGQNPADDEATDM